TACTACAGCGATGTCCGCGTCGACGACAAGTACCGGCTGGGCGAGGTGAACGCGGGCTGGACGGTGCTGCGCGAGCCGCTCAACACCGAGCACGGCGCGGTCGCGGCCTCACCCGACGGCTTGCAGGACACTTCGATCATGATGCACCAGGCCGGTTCGATGGCCCTGGCGGTCGACAACGCCGTGAAGGCCGTGACGCGGCCGGATCCCAATGGGCTTAAGCTCGTTGACGACCATTCGGTCGCGTACCGGCTGGGCCGCAGCGTCGCCCGCTTGGAGGCGGCATTGTCATCCCCTAACATCTACGGGCGCGTGGCGATTGCGCAGACGATGCGCGACATCTCCCCGGATCTGATGGACATCCACGGCGCGGCGTCGACCCTGCCGTTCGGCACCGACGGGGCCGCCGATGACGGCAGCGCCGAATACGTCTACCGGTTCGCGCCTCTGGTCGGGATCTACGGTGGCACCCTCGAGGTGTTCCGCAACATGATCGGCCAGTACACGCTCGGGCTGGGCAAGCCCAACTATTCACCGCCGGTCAAGAAGGTTTCCTAACCCCGCGCCACACACCAACCCGCGTCGAGTGTGAACTGGCGGCGTTGAGTGGCGGCGGATCGCCGCTGCGGCGTCACACTCGGCGAGCGAGGCAGAGTGCGCGCCGCCCGGTCTGGCGCTGCGAAATACCCCCCGGGGGATGATGGCTTATATTGGCATATAACAAGCGAGGGGACCGTGATGGTTGGAGACGAAGACAGCATCGCTGCCGTGTTGAATCGGTTGCGCCGTGCACAGGGACAGCTGGCCGGTGTTATTTCAATGATCGAGCAGGGCCGTGATTGTAAGGACGTGGTGACGCAACTCGCCGCGGTCTCTCGCGCGCTTGACCGCGCCGGATTCAAAATCGTCGCCACCGGTATGCGCGAATGCTCAACCGGAAAAGGGGCGAAGGGCAAGAAGCCGCTGACGGAAGACGAGTTGGAGAAGCTCTTCCTCGCGCTGGCCTGACCCAGTCGATCGAACCTCTTAGCGTGGCGACTTGATGGTTGCGTGTTAATGGGCTGTCTGTAGCCCGCTGAACTGCGCAAAGTCCATCCGCTGATCCACGACGGCGTCTTGCTCACTTCTGTCCTATACTATACCCGGTAGGGTATCGAGCGCCGCCCAAACTGCGCCCGCCGATAAGCAAGGAGGTCGACGTACACCGATGGTGACCTTTTTGAA
The Mycobacterium sp. 050128 genome window above contains:
- a CDS encoding metal-sensitive transcriptional regulator, yielding MVGDEDSIAAVLNRLRRAQGQLAGVISMIEQGRDCKDVVTQLAAVSRALDRAGFKIVATGMRECSTGKGAKGKKPLTEDELEKLFLALA